The following coding sequences lie in one Candidatus Eremiobacterota bacterium genomic window:
- a CDS encoding fumarylacetoacetate hydrolase family protein, translating to MRFLTYRATDGRPRPGVLEGEMIRTIGTSTLREYIELAPHERIAWHTPDDLIALSSVTLDPPVRPARNVFCVGRNYLEHAREGARAAGRELKLPSVPTFFTKAPTAIAAPGAQLQLSAAVSREYDYEAELAVVIGAECKDVPEAQASHVVFGYTALNDVTARDLQRNHGQWFKGKSLDSTCPVGPWIVTPDELGDPRSLELRLRRNGVEKQHGIVSDMIFGVPRLIAELSKGMTLLPGDIIATGTPQGVGFARTPPEFLTDGDLLEVEIERIGILRNSIRIA from the coding sequence TTGCGGTTCCTAACCTACCGCGCGACCGACGGCCGACCACGGCCGGGCGTGCTGGAGGGCGAGATGATTCGCACGATCGGCACGTCCACGCTGCGCGAATACATCGAGCTCGCGCCGCACGAGCGCATCGCGTGGCACACACCCGACGATCTGATTGCGCTTTCGAGCGTTACGCTCGACCCGCCGGTGCGACCGGCGCGCAACGTCTTCTGCGTGGGTCGCAACTACCTCGAACACGCCCGCGAAGGTGCGCGCGCGGCGGGCCGCGAGCTCAAGCTCCCATCGGTGCCGACGTTCTTTACCAAAGCGCCGACCGCGATCGCCGCGCCCGGCGCGCAACTGCAATTGAGCGCTGCGGTTTCGCGCGAGTACGATTACGAAGCCGAACTCGCCGTCGTCATCGGGGCCGAGTGCAAAGACGTCCCCGAAGCGCAAGCCTCGCACGTGGTTTTCGGATATACCGCGCTCAACGACGTTACCGCGCGCGACCTGCAACGAAATCACGGCCAATGGTTCAAGGGTAAGAGTCTTGACTCGACGTGCCCCGTCGGTCCGTGGATCGTGACGCCCGACGAGTTGGGCGATCCCCGCTCGCTCGAGCTGCGCCTGCGTCGCAACGGAGTTGAAAAGCAGCACGGAATTGTATCGGACATGATCTTCGGCGTGCCGCGATTGATTGCCGAGCTTTCCAAGGGAATGACGCTCCTTCCCGGCGATATTATTGCAACCGGAACTCCGCAAGGCGTGGGTTTTGCGCGCACGCCGCCCGAATTTCTTACCGACGGCGATCTCTTGGAGGTCGAAATCGAACGCATCGGCATCCTGCGCAACTCAATTCGGATCGCGTAA
- the polA gene encoding DNA polymerase I yields MALMLLDTYGLVYRAFFALPGLTTSKGVPINAVYGFTMMLNKIIADERPTHILAAFDKGMPAHRVQLYAEYKAQRRVMPDELRSQFTLVRRVLETYRIPVVEIEGQEADDVIATLAAQAEASGEQTIVVTGDLDLLQIVDDRTTVLTTRRGISELGRYDPAAVRARFGLEPSQLADYRGLKGDPSDNLPGIPGVGEKTASKLLQAAGSLDALIADPSLAGNPKLVGLIEQYGEQACLCRAVSIVRRDLPLSIDWQSSRYEAPPSAELYRLYSDLEFKTLLAKLDPPSDLPLFGTAEKLVGAYRSYETSVDPSDFSRLADELLSLLGSARIVLALRGEAIGVSGRAGEGVSFSRGALEHADVRRALERLFDEAAAVGAYDAKRLLHVMRAGGVRNARFSDDAMIAVHLLDPSRGFADVEDAAAQFLRAELPGDAAAHADASLQLIEVTRRELEAREQLALYEEVEVPLAPVLQAMESAGVTIDPRELHAIGDEVEAAAARLQQRIYDFAGEEFNIGSPQQLGRVLFGKLGIPGGKKTKTGWATGVEVLQGLAREYPICSFVLEWREVTKLKNTYVDVIPQLVDQRDFRLRTEFNQTATATGRLSSTNPNLQNIPVRGELGRRIRRAFVSKSDEYVLLAADYSQIELRLMAHLSGDRALRSAFEEAQDIHDFTARQIFSISPDQSVDPNQRRMAKSVNFGLFYGMSDFGLAQRLEISRSEAKEITTAYFARFPDVREYIEGTIAEGRRNGYVATILGRRRYMPGLVSGNYMLRAAAEREATNAPLQGSAADLMKLAMVRIDRALTQAGLDATMLLQIHDELIFEVHRDALPETAALVRTHMEGAIELSVPLEVTLKSGRNWYDVEAIREVLERV; encoded by the coding sequence ATGGCATTGATGCTGCTCGACACGTACGGCTTGGTCTATCGGGCCTTCTTTGCATTGCCGGGCCTAACCACGAGCAAAGGCGTACCGATCAACGCCGTCTACGGCTTTACGATGATGCTCAATAAGATCATCGCCGACGAGAGGCCGACGCACATTTTGGCCGCTTTCGACAAGGGAATGCCGGCCCATCGCGTCCAGCTTTACGCGGAATACAAAGCGCAGCGACGCGTGATGCCCGACGAACTACGCAGTCAATTCACGCTCGTGCGGCGCGTCTTGGAAACGTACCGTATACCCGTCGTCGAGATCGAGGGCCAAGAGGCTGACGACGTGATTGCGACGCTTGCCGCTCAGGCCGAAGCGTCGGGCGAGCAGACCATCGTCGTCACCGGCGACCTCGATCTCTTGCAAATCGTTGACGACCGCACCACCGTCTTGACGACGCGTCGCGGCATTAGCGAGCTCGGACGATACGATCCTGCAGCGGTGCGCGCGCGTTTCGGTCTCGAACCGTCCCAACTCGCGGATTATCGCGGTCTCAAAGGCGATCCCTCAGATAATCTTCCGGGAATTCCCGGTGTCGGCGAAAAGACGGCGAGTAAACTCTTGCAGGCGGCCGGCTCGCTTGACGCCCTTATTGCCGATCCATCCCTTGCGGGGAATCCAAAACTCGTCGGGCTCATCGAGCAGTATGGCGAACAAGCCTGTCTTTGCCGTGCGGTCTCGATCGTACGCCGGGACCTGCCCCTCTCGATTGACTGGCAGAGCAGCCGGTACGAAGCGCCGCCCAGCGCGGAGCTCTATCGCCTGTACAGCGATTTAGAGTTCAAGACGTTGCTCGCGAAACTCGATCCGCCCTCGGACTTGCCGCTTTTCGGTACGGCGGAGAAGCTTGTGGGCGCGTACCGAAGCTACGAGACGTCGGTCGATCCATCCGACTTCTCCAGATTGGCCGATGAGCTTCTGTCGCTGCTCGGGTCGGCGCGAATCGTTCTCGCGCTGCGGGGTGAGGCCATTGGCGTGAGCGGTCGTGCCGGCGAGGGCGTGAGCTTCTCGAGAGGAGCCCTCGAGCACGCGGACGTGCGACGGGCGCTCGAACGTCTCTTCGACGAGGCCGCCGCGGTTGGCGCATACGATGCAAAGCGACTGCTGCACGTCATGCGCGCGGGAGGAGTGCGCAACGCGCGTTTCTCCGACGATGCCATGATTGCCGTGCATCTCCTCGACCCGTCGCGCGGATTTGCCGACGTCGAAGACGCGGCGGCGCAGTTTCTGCGGGCGGAACTCCCGGGCGACGCGGCCGCGCATGCGGACGCCTCGCTGCAGTTGATTGAAGTGACTCGCCGCGAGCTCGAGGCGCGCGAACAGCTTGCTCTCTACGAAGAGGTCGAGGTTCCTCTCGCGCCGGTGCTACAGGCGATGGAATCGGCCGGCGTCACGATCGACCCGCGCGAACTGCATGCGATTGGCGATGAAGTCGAAGCCGCGGCCGCGCGCCTGCAGCAACGTATCTATGACTTCGCGGGTGAAGAGTTCAATATCGGATCGCCGCAGCAGTTGGGCAGAGTGCTCTTCGGCAAGTTGGGCATACCGGGGGGCAAGAAGACGAAGACAGGGTGGGCGACCGGCGTTGAAGTCCTCCAAGGACTGGCGCGCGAGTATCCCATCTGCAGCTTCGTGCTCGAGTGGCGCGAGGTCACGAAACTCAAGAACACGTACGTCGACGTCATACCCCAACTCGTGGACCAACGCGATTTCCGTTTGCGGACGGAGTTCAATCAAACGGCCACGGCGACGGGGCGGCTCTCCTCGACCAATCCGAACTTGCAAAACATCCCGGTGCGCGGCGAGCTGGGACGGCGCATTCGGCGCGCTTTCGTCTCAAAGAGCGACGAATACGTTCTTCTCGCCGCCGATTACAGTCAAATCGAACTTCGATTGATGGCGCATCTCTCGGGAGATCGAGCGCTGCGCAGCGCATTCGAGGAGGCGCAAGACATTCACGACTTCACCGCGCGACAGATTTTTTCGATTTCGCCGGATCAATCGGTCGATCCGAATCAGCGGCGTATGGCCAAGAGCGTCAACTTCGGACTCTTCTACGGGATGTCCGATTTCGGCTTGGCGCAGCGGCTCGAGATCAGTCGCAGCGAGGCAAAGGAAATTACAACCGCCTACTTCGCGCGTTTCCCCGACGTTCGTGAATATATCGAGGGGACCATCGCCGAGGGCCGGCGCAACGGCTACGTCGCCACGATTCTCGGGCGGCGCCGGTATATGCCCGGGCTGGTCTCTGGAAACTACATGTTGCGCGCTGCTGCCGAACGCGAGGCGACCAACGCCCCATTGCAAGGCAGTGCGGCCGATCTCATGAAGTTAGCGATGGTGCGGATCGATCGTGCTCTCACCCAGGCGGGGCTCGACGCGACGATGCTCTTGCAGATCCACGACGAGCTGATCTTCGAGGTGCACCGGGACGCGTTGCCTGAGACCGCCGCGCTCGTCCGCACGCACATGGAGGGCGCGATCGAACTCTCGGTGCCGCTCGAGGTCACGCTCAAGTCCGGCCGCAACTGGTACGATGTCGAGGCGATCCGCGAGGTTCTCGAACGTGTCTAG
- a CDS encoding DUF192 domain-containing protein — MSSFLFAVVLAMALPTVVIQAPRADLTLEVARTDAQRERGLMDRTQVPPHSGMIFVFKGDDFVNFWMKNTLVSLDMIFVAGNGRVRRVFSAVPTVAPALPDDEIPREGAQAKYVIELRAGEAASDGITAGVTLDLHDVPPPG, encoded by the coding sequence GTGTCTAGCTTCCTTTTTGCCGTCGTGCTGGCGATGGCTTTGCCGACCGTTGTTATTCAAGCGCCGCGCGCGGATCTCACGCTCGAAGTGGCGCGAACCGACGCCCAGCGAGAGCGCGGTTTGATGGATCGAACGCAAGTGCCGCCGCACAGCGGAATGATCTTCGTCTTCAAGGGCGACGACTTCGTCAACTTTTGGATGAAGAATACGCTCGTGTCGCTCGACATGATCTTCGTCGCGGGCAACGGACGCGTGCGGCGAGTCTTTTCCGCGGTGCCGACGGTTGCGCCGGCATTGCCCGACGACGAAATTCCGCGCGAAGGCGCTCAAGCAAAGTACGTCATCGAATTGCGTGCCGGTGAAGCCGCCTCCGATGGAATCACCGCAGGCGTCACCCTCGATTTGCACGACGTTCCGCCGCCGGGGTAG
- the mutM gene encoding bifunctional DNA-formamidopyrimidine glycosylase/DNA-(apurinic or apyrimidinic site) lyase, translated as MPELPEVETIVRGLRSKIAGATIEHAEVRLARVAVAPPALSFVTALAGERIEAVRRRGKYAIVELGSGRSIVISLRMTGRLVVSQNGEPELPATHVVLHLRDAGSLRFSDVRTFGRMRLVCAGEAWDRELGIEPLDSDFTQEAFIGMLSGRTTPVKAFLLDQRRVAGIGNIYACEALWEARIRPSRPAGRLTAPAVHRLRRAIIDVLQRAIAMRGTSVDDYVDADGLQGSFQNNLSVYGRSAKPCPRCGSGILRTVLSGRGTWWCRRCQR; from the coding sequence GTGCCCGAGCTTCCGGAGGTCGAGACGATCGTTCGAGGCCTCCGCAGCAAAATTGCCGGCGCGACGATAGAGCACGCCGAAGTGCGTCTCGCACGCGTGGCGGTAGCGCCGCCGGCGCTCTCGTTTGTAACTGCCCTTGCCGGCGAGCGCATCGAGGCCGTGCGCCGGCGCGGAAAATACGCGATCGTCGAGCTGGGGTCAGGGCGGTCCATCGTCATCAGCCTGCGCATGACCGGACGCCTCGTCGTGTCGCAGAACGGCGAGCCCGAACTGCCGGCCACGCACGTCGTGCTGCACTTGCGCGATGCCGGCAGTCTGCGCTTTTCCGACGTCCGCACCTTTGGCCGCATGCGCTTGGTCTGCGCCGGTGAAGCATGGGACCGCGAGCTGGGCATCGAGCCCTTAGACTCAGACTTTACACAGGAAGCCTTTATCGGTATGCTGTCGGGGCGGACGACGCCGGTCAAGGCATTCCTCCTCGATCAACGGCGCGTCGCAGGCATAGGTAATATCTATGCGTGTGAAGCGCTCTGGGAAGCTCGGATCCGTCCGAGCCGCCCGGCGGGAAGGTTAACGGCGCCGGCGGTTCACCGCTTGCGTCGGGCCATCATCGACGTATTGCAACGCGCGATCGCGATGCGTGGGACGAGCGTCGACGACTACGTCGATGCCGACGGACTGCAAGGGAGTTTCCAAAACAACCTCTCGGTCTACGGCAGAAGCGCGAAGCCGTGTCCGCGCTGCGGCAGCGGCATCCTGCGAACGGTGCTGTCAGGTCGGGGAACCTGGTGGTGCCGACGATGCCAACGATAA
- a CDS encoding S1 RNA-binding domain-containing protein, protein MVHRIDELDGTLFLSERRARALKTWEKVIEAHERDEVIEATVTQVVKGGVLVDLGMRGFVPASQIRRQPVGNLEELVGQHLRLKVIDLDHKRHRVVLSQRLVLEEELQAKKQELLDTLEVGQIREGVVVRLADFGAFVDLGGIDGLIHNSELAYARIKHPSEVVKIGDVVHVEIMKFDPEAKKVSLSLKHALPDPWDQYADRLYETNKLSAQIVKVTPNYLLVEVIPGILAMVPKGEFDVSAQFGAGQEVEVTLLTINHATRRITASIQHVADVPLEEIERLAAEEEIGIEETAPPPAEATEG, encoded by the coding sequence ATGGTCCATCGCATCGACGAGTTGGACGGGACGCTCTTCCTTTCGGAACGGCGCGCGCGCGCGCTCAAGACCTGGGAGAAAGTGATCGAAGCGCACGAGCGCGATGAAGTCATCGAAGCGACGGTTACGCAAGTCGTCAAAGGCGGCGTGTTGGTCGATCTCGGGATGCGCGGCTTCGTACCGGCCTCGCAGATTCGCCGGCAGCCCGTCGGGAATCTCGAAGAACTCGTCGGTCAGCATCTGCGATTGAAGGTCATCGACCTCGATCACAAGCGTCATCGCGTAGTGCTTTCGCAGCGGCTCGTGCTCGAGGAAGAGCTGCAGGCAAAGAAGCAGGAACTTCTCGACACGCTCGAAGTCGGACAGATTCGCGAAGGCGTCGTCGTCCGCTTGGCCGATTTTGGCGCGTTCGTCGACCTTGGCGGCATCGACGGCTTGATTCACAACAGCGAGCTGGCCTACGCGCGCATCAAACATCCGTCCGAAGTAGTGAAGATCGGCGACGTCGTGCACGTCGAAATTATGAAGTTCGATCCGGAGGCAAAAAAAGTCAGCCTCTCGCTCAAGCATGCGTTGCCCGACCCGTGGGACCAATACGCCGACCGCCTTTACGAAACCAACAAGCTGAGCGCGCAAATCGTCAAGGTGACGCCCAACTATCTGCTCGTCGAAGTGATTCCGGGTATCCTCGCAATGGTTCCCAAAGGGGAGTTCGACGTGTCGGCACAGTTTGGCGCGGGGCAGGAGGTCGAAGTCACGCTCTTGACGATCAACCACGCGACTCGACGCATTACGGCTTCGATTCAACACGTCGCCGACGTTCCGCTCGAGGAGATCGAGCGGCTCGCTGCCGAGGAAGAGATCGGGATCGAAGAGACCGCGCCGCCGCCGGCGGAGGCGACTGAGGGTTAG
- a CDS encoding dephospho-CoA kinase encodes MRVGLTGGIGAGKSAVAAIFAQLGAFVIDTDAIAREVVAPNSDGLREIARFWPQAVRNGALDRAELAEIVFADRSARERLNALLHPHIRRVALGREALAKPGQPIVHVVPLLFETGYDRLVDKSVLVVAPLEQRIARVVERDRLDEGRVRARVAAQIEPQLARASADFVIENDGNLEHLRAQAQAVYLDLVAAPTPN; translated from the coding sequence ATGCGCGTGGGCTTGACCGGCGGCATCGGTGCGGGAAAAAGTGCGGTGGCGGCGATCTTCGCGCAGCTTGGAGCGTTCGTCATCGATACCGATGCGATCGCCCGCGAAGTCGTCGCTCCGAACAGCGATGGGCTGCGGGAAATTGCTCGATTCTGGCCGCAGGCCGTGCGCAACGGCGCGCTCGACCGTGCGGAGCTCGCGGAGATCGTCTTCGCCGATCGCTCGGCCAGGGAGCGGCTCAATGCGCTGCTTCACCCGCACATTCGCCGCGTCGCGCTCGGCCGTGAAGCGCTGGCGAAACCGGGCCAGCCAATCGTTCACGTCGTGCCTTTACTTTTCGAGACCGGCTACGATCGTCTCGTCGATAAATCGGTGCTCGTTGTCGCGCCACTCGAGCAGCGCATCGCTCGGGTCGTCGAGCGCGATCGACTCGACGAAGGACGCGTGCGCGCGCGCGTGGCCGCGCAGATCGAGCCGCAGCTCGCACGCGCAAGCGCCGACTTCGTGATCGAGAACGATGGGAATCTCGAGCATCTTCGCGCGCAAGCGCAGGCAGTTTACCTCGATCTCGTTGCGGCTCCAACCCCGAATTAA
- a CDS encoding general stress protein B — MAEKNEPASKREMSVREAGKKGGDTVRDRYGSTFYEDIGRKGGKATRDRHGVEFYESIGQKGGKVVKEKYGSDFYEEIGHKGGQKVKKLIAEAKKKLGGERS; from the coding sequence ATGGCTGAGAAGAACGAGCCCGCCTCAAAGCGAGAAATGTCTGTTCGTGAAGCGGGTAAGAAAGGGGGAGACACCGTACGCGATCGGTACGGCTCCACATTTTACGAAGACATTGGTCGCAAGGGTGGCAAAGCGACGCGCGATCGCCACGGCGTTGAATTCTACGAGTCCATCGGTCAAAAAGGCGGCAAGGTCGTCAAGGAAAAGTATGGCTCGGATTTCTACGAGGAAATCGGGCACAAAGGCGGTCAGAAGGTCAAGAAGCTGATCGCCGAGGCCAAGAAAAAGCTTGGCGGAGAGAGGAGTTAG
- the lnt gene encoding apolipoprotein N-acyltransferase, whose amino-acid sequence MISSMPLRDVGIAAVAALALAAAFPKIGAAWLVPFGTAALFWIWQGASWKKAALCGWFAGLIFFTADFAWVGHTVARYIGIFGPFIAFGPALFEAPFVALAGALAAIGYARMSPNLAPLGAAAAFTVCEWLRSIGILAAPFDQLGYTQADTPLRVFAAYAGTYGTTFVLCAIGAYLADALHRRTWRSLAIALATVTVLGLAAWSAWPARRLPPPKIPVAAIQGNIAQSFKWNPRGLSLAVRRYSSMTRVAGRADPKLIVWPETVIPTELDANAIYFGRFSDLARDARSTVVAGSLAAGPGALYNALYIFAPTGGYVVYDKRQLVPFAEWFPGRRFLSWLPYVGLLNGGLAQGRDDGIYATSALPIAPLICWESAFADLAFAQVRRGAQLLVVSTDDAWFGKTSGPYMHAQIAQLRAIETGAYVVRAAATGISGIIAPDGRWQKRSRLDERTIVAGFVGPRVVTIFSQIGPTTIGLLLAVLYVGLLVPLHSVHPDAAEWPDAA is encoded by the coding sequence ATGATCTCCTCGATGCCATTGCGTGACGTCGGCATCGCGGCTGTTGCGGCGTTGGCGTTGGCAGCGGCGTTTCCAAAAATCGGCGCGGCATGGCTCGTGCCGTTCGGCACTGCCGCACTTTTCTGGATTTGGCAGGGAGCATCCTGGAAAAAGGCGGCTCTTTGCGGTTGGTTTGCTGGCTTGATTTTTTTCACGGCGGATTTCGCCTGGGTCGGCCATACGGTCGCCCGCTACATCGGCATCTTCGGACCATTCATTGCGTTTGGTCCCGCGCTCTTCGAAGCGCCGTTCGTCGCGCTCGCGGGCGCTCTTGCGGCAATCGGGTACGCACGCATGTCGCCCAATCTCGCACCGCTCGGCGCCGCCGCAGCCTTCACCGTCTGCGAGTGGCTGCGATCGATTGGAATCCTCGCCGCGCCGTTCGACCAACTCGGTTACACGCAAGCCGACACGCCGTTGCGCGTTTTCGCTGCGTACGCCGGAACCTACGGCACGACGTTCGTTCTCTGTGCGATCGGCGCATATCTCGCCGACGCGCTGCATCGCCGAACCTGGCGCTCACTGGCAATAGCTCTCGCTACCGTCACGGTGCTCGGCTTGGCGGCGTGGAGCGCGTGGCCCGCGCGACGGCTGCCTCCGCCGAAGATTCCGGTCGCGGCGATTCAAGGAAACATCGCGCAATCGTTCAAGTGGAATCCGCGCGGGTTATCATTGGCGGTTCGACGCTACAGCTCGATGACGCGCGTTGCCGGTCGCGCCGACCCAAAGTTGATCGTCTGGCCCGAAACCGTGATTCCAACGGAGCTCGACGCAAACGCGATCTATTTCGGCCGCTTCTCCGATCTGGCCCGGGATGCGCGTTCGACCGTCGTTGCTGGCAGCTTGGCCGCCGGACCGGGCGCGCTCTACAACGCGCTCTATATCTTTGCGCCCACCGGCGGCTACGTCGTTTACGATAAACGGCAACTCGTTCCGTTTGCCGAGTGGTTTCCGGGACGCCGTTTTTTGTCGTGGCTCCCGTACGTCGGTTTGCTCAACGGCGGCTTGGCTCAAGGACGCGATGACGGCATCTATGCGACGTCGGCGCTTCCCATTGCACCGCTCATATGTTGGGAGTCGGCCTTCGCGGACTTGGCATTCGCGCAGGTGCGGCGCGGCGCGCAGCTGCTCGTCGTCAGCACCGACGACGCCTGGTTTGGCAAAACCTCAGGACCGTACATGCACGCCCAGATCGCGCAACTGCGCGCGATCGAGACCGGCGCGTACGTGGTCCGTGCTGCGGCAACTGGAATTAGCGGGATCATCGCACCCGACGGCCGCTGGCAAAAGCGCAGCCGCCTGGACGAGCGCACGATCGTGGCCGGCTTTGTCGGACCGCGCGTCGTCACGATCTTTTCGCAAATCGGTCCGACGACGATCGGCCTTCTCTTGGCCGTGCTGTACGTCGGCCTCTTAGTGCCCCTGCACTCGGTGCACCCGGACGCGGCGGAATGGCCCGATGCGGCGTAA